Within Channa argus isolate prfri chromosome 4, Channa argus male v1.0, whole genome shotgun sequence, the genomic segment ATTAATACATAATGTTGCTTTCACTCCTGGTTGTATTTCATCTGTtctcttctgctggatcactgctctAGCTATCAAAGAACTGATTATCACAGTCTCCTCACACTGATTCTTCACAACGTTATTGTCTTGAAGCAACATGGGCAGTTATTGTACCATGTTTTATGAAAAATGGTCACACAAAATGTGCAGACAATACAGACTAATAGATCCCCATCATCTGGCCAGTGGGACTCATAGAAGCAGCAGAATAATATGTCTTTGTCCCCTCAGAATCATGTGTTGGTATGAAATCTGTCAGAAAGGAGCAGAAACTTCACAACACTGTATGTACGAGCCTGTTTTTTCCTGGTGTGCTCTTCAGACGGCAGGAGGTTTGTGTCCGAGGATGGTGACAGCATGCTGAAGCAGGGTCTGCAGGGCTGGTATGCAGTCCTCAGAGGTACAGTACCACGTTTTCCTTAAATCTCATTTTTtcaaactaaactttttttcatgatttaaaaaattaaagtaattcACAGGAAAGACTTGAATTGTATAACAGAGAACAGAGAataacagcagcatcaaactGGGGTCCTCCTTGGCATTTAGCTTTTATATTACAATTGTAGTTacaaacttttttcttgtttcttctgTCATTGCAAGTTTAAATTCTCTCCATCCAATCAAGCAGCTCTTTCTTTTCTGCTGGTAATTTGGAACTTTCTCTTTTCTATTTGTTACTAAAGTAAAATATGTGATTGACCAAGTGATTGTCCAAACCTGAGAAATCACAGTTTTACAGCTGCTTGAGCAGCAAACatcacaatcttttttttttcactttcatctAATCATGTAAAGTAATTATATAaggtttgtgttttgatttttacatgggacctctctgtgtgtgtgtatgtgtatgtgtgcgtatgtgcgtgcgtgtgtgcgtgcacgtgcAGGCATTCAAAGGCTGCAGCTGCTCGAGTTCAGTAAACCCAGTCACATCGTGAGCTCAGAGAATGTCCTCATCCACTACCTTCAACAGAGATGAGACATGCTGAATCGAACCATCTGCACGCAGGGACCAAACCTACAAGTCACAGGGAATGT encodes:
- the LOC137125769 gene encoding spexin prohormone 2-like; translated protein: MIIKATAVWTCSLVVSLLVESCHTHKLNIHWGPQSMMYLKGKHGRRFVSEDGDSMLKQGLQGWYAVLRGIQRLQLLEFSKPSHIVSSENVLIHYLQQR